DNA from Paratractidigestivibacter faecalis:
CCCCTCCGGCGACGTCTGGTTCGGCGGCACTTCCGACCCCTACAACGTGGCCGCCGCCGAGGACCTGCTCATGCCGTACGAGGCCGCCAACGCCTCCCACATCACGGCTCCGCAGTACAAGGACGCCAACAACAACTGGTTCGGCATCTATACCGGTATGCTCGGCATCATGTACAACAAGGACGAGCTCGAGCGCAAGGGCCTGGACGCCCCCAAGGACTTCGCCGACCTCACCGACGAGAAGTACAAGGGCCTGATTTGGTCCTCCAACTACAACACCGCCGGCACCGCCAAGCTCATCGTCAACACGATGATCCAGAAGTACGGCCACGACGACGGCATCAAGTTCCTCGTCGACCTCGACAAGAACATCGCCGTCTACACCAAGTCCGGCTCCGGCCCGTCCAAGAACATCGGCACCGGCGAGTGCACCATCGGCCTGGGCTTCCTGCACGACGGCATCTACCAGATCGTGGACAACGGCTACGACAACATCGGCCTGCAGGTCCCCACGTCCGGCACCTCCTGCGAGATTGGTGCCACCGCCATCTTCAAGGGCGCCAAGCACGAGAACGCCGCCAAGCTGTGGATTGAGTACGCCCTGTCCCCGGAGTGCGTCGAGCTGGCCGCCAAGAACGGCTCCTACCAGTTCCTGGTCATCGACAACGCCGAGCAGCCCGCGGTTGCCACCGAGTACGGCCTCGATCCCAAGAACACCATGGACTACGACTTCGACCAGGCCAAGGCTGACACCAAGCAGAACGTCGAGGACGTCATGGCCGCCCTCGGCGGTGGCGACGACCGCTTCCAGACCGAGTAGGCGCCCGGAGTCTCCCAAGCTCTGCGCGCAGGCGTAGAATTTGACTTTGGTTAAGTGCCGGGCGGACGCTTTGATGGTCCGCCCGGCTCTGTGCTGCGAGGGTTTGTTCGACCGTCCGCAAGAGAGAGGAGCAAGCGTATGGCAAAGGACCAAGGCGCGGCTCTCGACCGTAAGAAGTTGATGGGCGACCCCATCATGGTGACCACCATCGTGGTGCTCATCGCCTTCCTGACCCTGTTCATCCTGTACCCGCTGGCAATCCTGCTCGTGGACTCCTTCGTCACGGACTCCGGTCCGAGCTTCGAGGTCTTCACGCGCATCTTCCAGATGGGTTCGTTCACCACGGCCATCACCAACACCCTGGCCGTCGGCTTCCTCGTGAGCATCGTGTCCGCGCTCGTGGGCCTGCTGTTTGCCTACGTTGAGGTCTACGTCAAGCTCAAGACCAAGTTCATGAGCGGCCTGTTCCAGGTCGTCTCCATGCTGCCCGTGGTCTCCCCGCCGTTCGTGCTCTCGCTCTCCATCATCATGCTCTTCGGCAAGTCTGGCCTCATCACCCGCTATCTGCTGGGCATGTACGACAACTCTGTCTACGGCTTCTGGGGCATTTTCGTCGTCCAGACCCTGACCTTCTTCCCGGTCTGCTACATGATGCTCAAGGGCCTGCTCAAGAACATCGACCCCTCCCTCGAGGAGGCCGCGCGCGACATGGGCGCCTCCCGCTGGAAGGTCTTCACCAGCGTCACGCTGCCCCTCGTCCTTCCCGGCCTGGGCAACGCCTTCCTGGTCACGTTCATCGAGTCCATCGCCGACTTTGCCAACCCCATGATCATCGGCGGCTCCTACGACACGCTGGCCACCACCATCTATCTGCAGATCACCGGCGCCTACGACAAGCAGGGCGCGGCCGCCATGGCAGTCGTGCTTCTCTGCATCACGCTTTTGATGTTCATCGTCCAGAAGTACGTGCTGGAGGCCAAGTCCACGGCCACGCTCTCCGGCAAGGCCAGCCGCGCCCGCATGCTCATCACTGACGCCTCCGTGCGCATCCCGCTCACCGTCATCTGCTGCGCGCTTGCCATCTTCGTCGTCGTGATGTACCTCTGCGTGCCCTTCGGCGCCCTGTTCAAGACCTGGGGCTACGACTTCAGCCTGACCACCAAGTGGTTCGAGCAAGTCTTCACCAAGTACCACGGCTTCCAGGCGTTCCGCGATTCCTTCCTGCTGTCGCTCATCGCCGCCCCGATCACGGCCATCCTGTCCATGGTCATCTCCTATCTCGTGGTCAAGCGTAACTTCCGCACCAAGGGCTTCATCGAGGCCGTTTCCATGCTCGCCATGGCCGTCCCCGGCACCGTCCTGGGCGTCGGCTACATCCGCGGCTTCTCCGGCGGCATCTTCCACACGGGCGTCCTGCAGGGCATCTACGGCTCTGCCGCCATCCTGATCATCGTCTTCATCGTGCGCTCGCTGCCCACCGGCACCCGCTCGGGCATCTCGGCGCTGAGGCAGATCGACAAGTCCATCGAGGAGTCCGCCTACGACATGGGCGCCGACAGCTTCACCGTTTTCCGCACGGTCACGCTGCCCCTCATCAAGGACTCGTTCTTCAGCGGCCTCGTCACCGCGTTCGTGCGCTCCATCACCGCAATCTCCGCGATCATCCTGCTGGTCACGCCGCAGTTCTTCCTCATCACGGTGCAGATCAACGAGTTCGCCGAGAAGGGCAACTACGGCATCGCCTGCGCGTTCGCAACCATCCTGATCGTCATCACGTACGGCTCGGTTCTCCTCATGAACCTTGCCATCAAGCACTTCGGTACCAGCAAGAAGCTCGCAACTGAGGAGGACTAGCAATGGCTAAGGAGAAGAAGGGCGTCCGTCTGGACCACGTCTCCAAGATCTACCAGGACCCCAAGACCGGCAAGGACTTCTACGCCGTCCACGACGCCAACATCAACATTGAGCCCGGCGAGTTCGTCACCCTGCTCGGCCCGTCCGGCTGCGGCAAGACCACCATCCTGCGCATGATCGCCGGCTTCGAGAGCCCCAACGAGGGAGAGATCTACCTCGGCGGCGAGCCCATCAACGAGCTCACCCCCAACAAGCGCGACACCGCCATGGTGTTCCAGAGCTACGCGCTTCTCCCGCACTACAACATCTTTGACAACGTGGCCTACGGCCTGAAGCTGCGCAAGCTGCCCAAGGACCAGATCACCGAGAAGGTCCACGGCATCCTGGGCATGGTCGGCCTGGAGGGCATGGAGGACCGCATGACCAACCAGCTCTCCGGCGGCCAGCAGCAACGCGTCGCCCTGGCGCGCGCCCTGGTCCTGGAGCCGGGTGTCCTCCTCTTTGACGAGCCGCTCTCCAACCTGGACGCCAAACTGCGCGTCGACATGCGCAACGAGATCCGCCGCATCCAGCAGCAGGCTGGCATCACCGCCATCTACGTCACGCACGACCAGTCCGAGGCCATGGCGCTCTCCGACAACATCATCATCATGAAGAAGGGCGTCGTAGACCAGATCGGCGACCCGCACACCGTCTACTACCACCCCGTGGACGAGTTCGTGGCCGACTTCATCGGAGAGTCCAACTTCCTGCGCGGCTCCATCTCCAAGAAGGACGGCGAGAGCGGCCTTGCCACCATCGAGGGCCACGAGGTCGAGGTCGCCAGCATCGGCCACCTCTCCGAGGGCGACAAGTGCGTCCTGGTTCTGCGTCCCGAGAGCGCCCAGCTCGCCGAGGAAGGCGTGCTGCCCTGCAAGGTCACGCTGTCCCGCTTCATGGGCAACTACCAGAACTACCAGGTCATGGTTGGCGACACCCTCGTCAAGATCACCGACTTCAACCCCAAGAACCACAAGATCTTCGAGGTTGGCGACGAGGCCTTCGTCAAGTTTGGCAAGGAGGACGTGCACGTCCTGTAGCCGGGTTGCAAGCGGTTGAAGCACTGGGGCCACCTCGCGTCGGGGTGGCCCCTTTTTTACAGCACGTCGGCCAGCCGCATGATGGTGGGACGTGCCTGTGCCGGGTCCTCGTCGGGAGCGTCCGCGCGGAAGTGTGCGCCGCGGCTCTCACGGCGGTTCAGCATTGCCGTGGCCAGAGCCCGGGCGGTCAGAAGCGCGTCCTGCGCGCGGCGCGTCTCGGCCAGCTGGCGTGCGTCCTCGCAGGGCTCAAGGGCGCCCTGGATGCGTTCCTCGAGCTCGTGTAGCCCCGCAAGGCAGGCCAGAAGCCCCTCCTCGCTGCGCACGACCATGCAGCGCTCCTGCATGAGGCCCCTGAGCCCCGCCAGCGCGCCTGCCGCCTCTCGCGACGCAAGGCAGGGGAGAAGCGCGTCCTTCTCGCCTGTAGGCTCGGGCGTGTGGTGGGTGCCAAATGCCCAGGCTGCGGCGCTCGTGCCGGCGATGTGCCCAAAGACCAGGCCGTTTGCGCTCGAGAGGCCGCCGATGCGGTCCGCACCGTGCATGCCGCCCGTGCACTCGCCGCAGGCGTAGAGCCCGGCGACGCCGGTCGAGGCAGCGGCGTCTATGCGGATGCCGCCATTTGACGCGTGCGCGTAGGGCGCAATGCGCACGCCGTCGGCGGGGTCGCGCCCAAAGGAGGCGCGGAACCAGTCAAAGTAGGTCTGCATGAACTCCGGAAGGCGCTCCGGCAGGTGGTAACCCACCTGGGCGCCGGCGTCTCCGGCGGCAACCACGGCCAGGTCAACGGCCCTGTCCGCAAGGCTTGCGGTGAAGGGGCCGTGGCCTGCGCGCTCGTCCAGGAGCTCCTCGGCGTATCCGCCGTCCAGCCCCTCGACGTGTGCGTAGCGAAAGGTCCTCTCGTTGAAGACGACGTTCTGGACGGGCTCGGTGAGGCCCGGCATGATCTGGATGAACTCCGGGTTGACGAGGCTCGCCCCATGCCGCAGCGCCACCGCCTGCGCCGTGCCCAGGACGTCGGGCATGGTGAGGGTTCGGCTGTAGAGCCCGCCCACGCCGCCGGTGGCAAGCACCACCGCCTTGGTCCCAATGACCTGCAGCTCGTTTGACTCCGAGTCATAGAGCACGGCGCCCGTCACGCACTTCTCGCCGTCCTGGGAGCTGCTGCTGACGAGGTCCAGCAGCTCGCGGTGGGGGAGTACCTCCACGCCCGCCGCGGCAAGGGCCGCGCCCATGGCGCCGCGGTAGGACTCGCGCCCCAGGCCGTGCCAGTTCCTGTGCTTGCGGTCAAAGCAGGGGATGAAGTCCCTCTCGCCTGCGTTGCTTGCCTCCTGGAGCTCGCAGCCCAGGGCCTGGAGCCGTGCCACGGCAGGTCCCGCTCCCGCGGCAAGGACGCGTGCCAGCGCGGGGTCGGCCACGCCGCGCCCGACCTCGCAGATGGCATCCACAAGGTCGTCCACGTCATTCTTGCCGTCGGGAGCGATGAGCCCTAGCCCCCAGGTGCCGGCAAAGAAGCTCGAGCCCGAGAACGTGCCACCCGCGCTTGCCAGCGCCACGCGGACGTCTGACTGCGCCGCGGCCAGCGCCGCCTGTGTCCCGGCGATGCCCGCCCCCACCACCAGCACGTCGCAGCAGCCGTCCGTCCCGTTGGTTACAACTCTGGTCATGGCATGCGCTCCCTGCGTCGCGGGCACTCTAGTTTGCTAAAGTGGCAAGGGACCAAAGGAGGCCCCATGTCATCAGGTTCAGAGGATTATACCTACGCTGGCGAGAGGCCCCAGGCCGTGGACCTGGCGGACGCCCGCGTGAAGTTCGACGAGCGGGGCCTGGTGCCCTGCGTGGTGCAGCAGGCGGGCACCGGTGAGGTCCTCATGGTGGCGTGGATGAGCGAGGAGTCCCTGCGCCTCACGCTTGAGACCGGCACCACCTGGTTCTGGAGCCGCAGCCGCCAGGAGCTCTGGAACAAGGGCGCCACCAGCGGAAACATGCAGCAGGTGAGGCGCCTTCTGGTGGACTGCGACGCAGACACGCTGCTCGTCGAGGTGGACTCGCCGGGCCCCGCGTGCCACACCGGCCACCGCAGCTGCTTCTTCCGAGAGATCTCCCGCTAGGCCGGTCGCGGGGCCGGCCGCAACCCACATACCGCAAAGGAGGCCCGCCATGGGCGTCAGGACAGCAAACGTGCAGGACGGCAACATCGGGGAGACCCTCACCGGGCTGGCCGAGGTCATCCACGGGCGCCGCGAGGCCTCGCCCGAGCAGTCCTACACCGCCAGGCTGCTGCAGGGCGAGGAGGACGAGCTTCTCAAGAAGATCGCCGAGGAGGCCAGCGAGGTCATCATGGCCTGCAAGGACAACGACCACGACCACATCCGCTACGAGGCGGGCGACCTGGTCTACCACCTCATGGTCACCCTGGAGCGCTATGGCGTGACCCTCCCCGAGCTCGCCGGCGAGCTCGACGCCCGCCACAAGTAGCTCTCGCCTGGCGCCGTCCCCTTTGGCACGCCCTTTTGGTGTTTCGGGGGTGGCGGGCTTCTCGGCGTACAATAAAAGGTCGCAAAGACCGTACGCCAACGCGAGGAGTCCGCATGCAGCTGAGAGAGGTCACGTTCCAGAGGTTCGAGGAGGAGGCCCAGGAGCTGGGCGTCTGCCTTCCCATCGAGCAGACCTCGGCCTGGGCCCGCCTTGAGGCCACCATCGAGGGCCGCTCCCAGTGGGGCTGCTTCCGCATCACCGAGCCCGCGGCCGATGGCGGCGAGAAGACCGTCGCGCTCATCTCCTTTGCGGACTACCTCACGCACGGCTACCACTACCTGCGTGCCCACCACGCCCCCGTCTGGGTGGGCGGCGCGCCCACGCCCGAGCAAGAGTCCGAGGCGCTCGACGCCATTGCCTCCTACGTCCGCCGCCGGGACCGCAAGGTGGCCTTCGTGCGCCTGGCCGTTGCCGCCGAGCTGCCCCAGACCAGCCCCGTGCTCTCCGGCATCCCCTACGACAACACCGTGGTCGTGGACCTCACCGGCGGAGACGAGGCCATCCTTGACCGCATGAAGACCCGCGGCAGGCGAGACGTGCGCAAGGCCCTGCGCGAGTCCCCGGTGACCTGCGCGGACGAGACCGAGCGCGCCACCGAGTGCTTTGACGAGTACTACGACGTCATGGTCGAGACCGCCGAGCGTGACGGCTTCAGCCCCGCCCCCAAGTCCGACTACCAGGACATGATTCGCATCCTCGGCCCGGAGCACTGCCGCGTCTTTGCCGGCCGCGACCCCGAGGGCAAGGTCGTGACCTGGGCCATCTCCACCATCTCGGGCACCCACGCCGTCTACTACTACGCCGCCTCCCGCGGCGCCACCAAGAGCCAGTTCGTGACCGACAAGCTCTTCTACTTCGAGTGCTGCGAGCTGGGCCGTCGCGGCTGCACCCAGTACGACCTCATGGGCATCGGCTCGGACTTCTCGCCGGCGCTGCTGGGGCTCAACATGTTCAAGACCAAGTTTGCCAAGGAGGTCACCGTGGTGGCCCCCGACCGCGACCTTCCCGTCAAGCGCGGCTTCTACAACGCCCTGCAGTCCCTGCAGTCGGTCCGCCGCAGCCGCCGCGAGGCCGCCCGCGCCAAGGCCGCCGAGGCCCAGAAGGCCCGCCCGCGCGAGGACCTTCTCCCCGTCATCCTGGGCGGGGACATCTCCGCCTACGCCTACGGCCGCGAGTTCCACGAGGCCTTCCACGTGCGTTCCCACGCCATGAACCAGGCCTTCGTCGGTGCGCTGGAGCACTCGGCGCTCTTTGACTTCACGGTCACCTCCTCCATCGAGCCTGCGGAGCTCAGGCAGAAGATCTCCGCGCTCGCAGAGGCCAATCCCGCAAAGAAGCTGCCGGTCATCCCCTCCACGGACGCCCTCGTGGCCTCTCTGGAACAGATTCGCGACGAGCTCCCGGCTAACGTGGTCCTGCCCATCCCCACGCCCGAGGCCTTTGCCCGCGTCTGCGACAAGCGCGCCTTCCAGGAGGCCTGCGAGAGGCTCGGCCTGCCCACGCCCGCAACCGAGGTCGTGAGCCTTGCCGGGCCTGCGGCCCCCGCGCCCTGCGGCCTGCCCTTCCCGGTGGTGGCAAAGCCGGCCCGCACGGCCGAGTACAGCCACCTCTACGAGCAGGGCTTCAAGAAGATCTACTCCTGCGACGACCAGGCTGCGCTGGACGCCCTCTGGGCGAGCCTGCGCGACGCCGGCTTTGCGGGCGACTTCCTCGTCCAGGAGCGCATAGACGGCGACGACACCCACATGGGCGCCCTCACGTTCTACGTGGGCGCAAACGGCCAGATGCAGGCCTTCGGCGCCGCCCAGGCGCTGCTGGAGGACCACGCGCCCACCATGCGCGGCAACTCCGTGGCCATGGTCAGCCGCGTTTGGCCCGACCTCATGGAGAAGTGCCAGCGCCTGGTGGCCGAGCTCGGCTACACGGGCCTGGGCGAGGTCGACGTCAAGCGCGACCCCAGGACGGGGGAGTGGCTCTTCCTGGAGCTCAACCCGCGCGCGGGCCGCAACTCCTACTACATGGCGGCGGCTGGCGTGAACCCCATGCGCGCCATGGTGACTGACCTCGTGGACGGCCGAGGCAAGAAGCTCTGGGTGGCCGACGAACCGGCCCTCTACACGCTGGTGCCGCAGTCCCTCCTCGAGCGCTACATAGCGGACCCCGCGCTTCTCGCCGAGGTGAGGGACCTCGTGGCCCAGGGCCGCAGCTTTGACCCGCAGCGCTACGACGCCGACCGCGGCCTGCGCCGCATGCTCGACGTGGAGCTCACCGAGAAGAACCAGATCCGCAAGTTCGCCCGCTTCTACCCCGAGCGCACGGACAGCTCGTTCTAGCCGTGGCAGAGCCCTCCGCAGACAGCGCGCCCTCCCTGGCCGAGCAGGTGGCCCAGGTTCCTACGGACCCGGGCTGCTACCTGTGGAAGGACGCCTCCGGCAAGGTGGTCTACGTGGGCAAGGCCAAGAACCTGCGCGCCCGCATGCGCCAGTACGTCACGCTCCAGGATGACCGCGCCAAGATCCCCCTCATGATGGAGGTCATCCGCGGCTTTGACTACGTGGTGGTGGGCAGCGAGCACGAGGCCCTGGTGCTGGAGAGAAACCTCATAGCCCAATACCACCCCTACTTCAACGTGGACCTCAAGGACGACAAGTCCTACCCCTACATTGCCATCACGGAGTCTGACGTATTCCCGGCCATCAAGTACACGCGCGAGCGCCACCGCGCCGGCACGCGCTACTTTGGCCCCTACACCGACGCCAAGGCCGCGCGAGAGACCATGGACACCCTGCGCAAGTGCGTGCCCATCTGCGTGGCCACCTGCGCGGAGTGGAAGCGCGCCAAGCGCCTGCTCGAGAAGGCCCCTGACCAGGCCTCCGTTGCCAACCTCATGCTTGCCGAGAAGTGCCGGCCCTGCTTTAACTCCCACGTTGGCAAGGGTCCGGGCGTCTGCTGCGGCGCCATCGACACCGTGGAGTACGCCCGTCACGTGGACCAGGTGGAGCGCTTCCTGCAGGGCCACCGAGCGGGCGTCGTGGGCGAGCTCACCCAGCAGATGACCGACGCTGCGGCCGACCTCGACTTCGAGCGTGCCGGCCGCATCAAGCGCCGCCTGGACGCCATCGGGGCCCTTGACGTGCGCCAGCAGGTGATGTTCCCGGACAACACGAGCCTTGACGCCATCGGCGTGTACCGCGAGGAGACCATCAGCGCCGCCTGCGTCTTCGTGGTGCGCGAGGGCCGCGTCATCCGCTCCGTGGAGTTCATCCTCGACAAGGGCCTGGACGTGGGGGAGGAGGAGCTCCAGGGCGGCTTCCTCAAGCGCTACTACGACGAGACGGCTGACATCCCCGCCGAGGTCTGCCTCTCCTGCGACCTCCCCGACGCGGAGGTCCTGGAGGGCTGGCTCGCGCAGAAGCGCGGGCACCTCTGCCGCCTCCACCGTCCTCAGCGCGGCGAGAAGAAGCGTCTTCTTGACATGGCTGCCGCCAACGCGCGTCACGCCCTCATGCGCTACATGGTGCGCACCGGCTATGCCGACGACCGCACCAACAAGGCCCTGCTCCAGCTCGAGAGCGCGCTCGCGCTGGACGCCCCGCCCATGCGCATAGAGTGCTTCGACATCTCCACCCTGCACGGCCGCTTCACGGTGGCCTCCATGGTGGTCTTCACCAACGGCCGGCCCGACAAGTCCCAGTACCGCCGCTTCAAGATCAAGGCCGACCTCGACGAGGCAAACGACTTCGTCTCCATGTCCGAGGTCCTGGGCCGCCGCTACTCTCCCGAGCGCATGGACGACGAGCGGTTTGGCTCCCGGCCGGACCTGCTGGTGGTCGATGGCGGAAAGCCCCAGCTCACGGCCGCCATGGAGCAGCTCGCGGCCCTTGGGCTGGACATCCCGGTCTGCGGCCTTGCCAAGTCCGACGAGGAGGTCTTCGTCCCCTGGGACGAGACCCCGGTGGTGCTGCCCTCCGGCTCCGCCTCGCTCTACCTCATCAAGCAGGTCAGAGACGAGTCCCACCGCTTTGCCATCACGTTCCACCGCGAGCTCAGGGACCGCGCGATGACGGTCTCCGTACTGGACGACGTGCCGGGCGTGGGCCCCAAGCGCAAGCGCCAGATCATGCGCCACTTCGGCTCGCTCAAGCGCCTCAAGGCCGCCTCCGAGGAGGAGATAGCCGCCATCCCCGGCGTGCCCGCCGAGGTGGCCCACTCCGTCTGGCAGACCCTGCGTGCCTGGGACGCCGAGGCCGCAGGCGTCGCCGAGAAGGCCGCCAAGCCCGAGTAGCCATTCGCTCCCCGTCCCCAATGACACGCGATTCTCCCTTGCCTTGCAACTGGTATCGGACCGTGGCACAAACGGCGAGTGGCGCGGCTCAAAACGGTTTCAGACGTGTTTCTCGCCTGGCGCGCGCCTTAAGCACGCAAGGTACTCCATGAGTAATACCAGTTCAAATGAGCCGCACGTAGAACGTAATGCCACTGGAACAAAACTCAATACTCCAGAAAAGCCCGGGAAACCTCTTCCGACTGGTTCCTAAGTAAGGTAACAACCAGAGCCATTCGCGCTCGCAAATCTACCGTTGGGGGCAACCTAACCCGCCGTTCGGCGGTGCGTGAAACCGATTCCACCCGGGTGCGGGTAGGTTGCAATCAAGGACGGGACGTAGGGCAAAGGGCCCTGCGCCCGCAGGAGGAGAAATAGAGGCAATCATGAAGAACTTTGCGAACCACGCCGTTTCCCGTCGCGCGTTCCTCGGTGGCTCTGCGGCCGCCGCGGCTCTGGGCCTCGCGGCTTGCGGCGGCAACAGCGGCTCCGACGCCAAGACCGACGCCGGCACCACCACGGGCGGCAAGGAGGGCGGTGGCACCCTGACCGTCGGCTCCGCCTACTCCCCGTCTTCCTATGACCCGGCCAACTGCTCCTCCGCGTTCTGCCTGAGCGCCAACATGAACGTCATGGAGGGCCTGTACAACATCGACTTCACCGACTACTCCGTCATCTCCGGCCTTGCCGCCGGCGACCCCGTCGAGGTCGACGCCAACACCTACGAGGTCACCCTGCGTGACGGCGCCAAGTTCTCTGATGGCACCGACGTCACCGCTGACGACGTGGTCAGCTCCTTCGAGCGCGCCACCGCCGAGGGCGGCCTGTACGTCTCCTTCCTCACCATGTTCGACGGCATCGAGAAGAAGGACGACAAGACCGTCACCGTCAAGGTGAGCATCCCCAACTTCTCGCTGCTGAAGGAGCGCCTGGCCATCATCAAGGTCATGCCGTCCTCCCTCTCCGCCGACGACGCCAAGGCCAAGCCCGTGGGTTCTGGCCCCTGGATGTACACCGAGGTCTCCGACACCTACGCCACCCTGGCCCCCAACCCCAACTACAACGGCGAGTTCCCGGCCAAGGACAACGAGCTGCGCATCGAGTCCCTCACCGACACCACCGCCCGCGTCACCGCCCAGCAGGAGGGCACCACGCTCGTCACCGAGTCCGTGCCTCCCGAGTCCATCGACCAGCTCAAGGCCGCCGGCTGTGACGTCGACCAGGTCAACGGCTTCGGCACCCGCTTCATCATGTTCAACGTCAAGAAGGCCCCGTGGGACGATGTCAAGGTCCGTCAGGCCATCATGTACGCCCTCAACACCGAGCAGATGATCGCCAACGCCTTCTCCGGCCTGGCCGCCATCCCGACCTGCTACCTGCCCGAGTCCTTCACCAACTACCACAAGGCCGCCAACACCTACACCTATGACGCCGACAAGGCCAAGAGCATGCTCTCCGAGGCCGGCGTCACCCCGGGCGACCTCGTCCTTCGCACCACCGACAACGCCCAGGTCGTCGCCATGGGCACCCAGGCCCAGGAGGACCTCAAGGCCCTTGGCTTCAACGTGACCCTGACCTCCGACCAGTCCCCGGCTACCTACGCCGCCATCGACCAGGCCGACGACTCCTGGGACATCCTCATCGCCCCTGGCGACCCGTCCTGCTTCGGCGGCGACACCGACCTGCTCCTCAACTGGTGGTTCGGTGACAACGTCTGGATGAAGACCCGCTGCGCCTGGAACACCTCCGACGAGTGGAAGAAGCTCAACGGCCTCATGTCCGACGCCCTGGCCACCTCCGGCTCCGACCAGCAGGACTGCTGGAACCAGTGCTTCGACATCCTGTCCGAGCAGGTCGTCCTCTACCCGGTCCTCCAGGTCGTCACCCCGACCGGCTCCTGGCGCTCCGCCGCCAGCCCCAAGGGCGAGTCCGTCAGCTCCGACTTCAAGGGCATCGGCACCACGGGCGTTCAGCTGACCGGCATCAACACCGTCACCGCCTAGCTTTGCAAACCGGCGGGGCCATAGCTCCGTCGCAATGAGCGCCTGATCGCGGGGGCCCGAGACATGAACTCTTCGGGCCCCCGCACTTTTGGACGTTCAACGTCTTACTGAGAGGAGAGAATCGCATGAACAACCTCCTGCGACTCGTCGGTCGGCGTCTCGTCGCCCTGCCCATCATGGCGCTTGGCGTGACGTTCCTGATCTTCTTCCTCATGTCCTTCTCGCCCATCGACCCTGCATATAAGGCCCTTGGCGAGAGCGCGACTCCGGAGCAGATCCAGCAGTACCACGAGGAGTATGGCCTGGACGACCCCTGGCCCGTCCGTTACGTCCGCTATATGGGCGACCTTCTCCACGGAGACCTGGGCACCTACAGCGCCCGCCGCAGTTCCGTCGCCGACCGCGTGGCCACCGCCCTGCCCGTCACCATGCAGCTCACCTTCTTCGGCCTGCTGCTGGGTGCCGTGGTCTCGTTCCTTCTGGGCATCATCGCGGCCCTCTACCGTGACCGCTGGCCTGACCAGGTGATCCGAATAGTCTCCATCGCAGGCCTTGCCACCCCCTCGTTCTGGCTGGCCGTCCTGCTCATCCTGGTCTTCTCGTCCTACCTGCACCTGCTGCCCGCCTCCGGCGCCCTGCCCGACCCGGCCACCAACTTCGGCGGCTACATGGGCCGCATGATCATGCC
Protein-coding regions in this window:
- a CDS encoding ABC transporter substrate-binding protein, translated to MTNLTRRNFIGVAGIAAAGLGLVGCGGSGSSDTKTDDGKSDATTDKVGASEDLVKAAKDEGSLIVYGSCEEDYLAAACNHFQELYGIDVQYQRLSTGEVQAKIEEEKGNPSGDVWFGGTSDPYNVAAAEDLLMPYEAANASHITAPQYKDANNNWFGIYTGMLGIMYNKDELERKGLDAPKDFADLTDEKYKGLIWSSNYNTAGTAKLIVNTMIQKYGHDDGIKFLVDLDKNIAVYTKSGSGPSKNIGTGECTIGLGFLHDGIYQIVDNGYDNIGLQVPTSGTSCEIGATAIFKGAKHENAAKLWIEYALSPECVELAAKNGSYQFLVIDNAEQPAVATEYGLDPKNTMDYDFDQAKADTKQNVEDVMAALGGGDDRFQTE
- a CDS encoding ABC transporter permease yields the protein MAKDQGAALDRKKLMGDPIMVTTIVVLIAFLTLFILYPLAILLVDSFVTDSGPSFEVFTRIFQMGSFTTAITNTLAVGFLVSIVSALVGLLFAYVEVYVKLKTKFMSGLFQVVSMLPVVSPPFVLSLSIIMLFGKSGLITRYLLGMYDNSVYGFWGIFVVQTLTFFPVCYMMLKGLLKNIDPSLEEAARDMGASRWKVFTSVTLPLVLPGLGNAFLVTFIESIADFANPMIIGGSYDTLATTIYLQITGAYDKQGAAAMAVVLLCITLLMFIVQKYVLEAKSTATLSGKASRARMLITDASVRIPLTVICCALAIFVVVMYLCVPFGALFKTWGYDFSLTTKWFEQVFTKYHGFQAFRDSFLLSLIAAPITAILSMVISYLVVKRNFRTKGFIEAVSMLAMAVPGTVLGVGYIRGFSGGIFHTGVLQGIYGSAAILIIVFIVRSLPTGTRSGISALRQIDKSIEESAYDMGADSFTVFRTVTLPLIKDSFFSGLVTAFVRSITAISAIILLVTPQFFLITVQINEFAEKGNYGIACAFATILIVITYGSVLLMNLAIKHFGTSKKLATEED
- a CDS encoding ABC transporter ATP-binding protein; amino-acid sequence: MAKEKKGVRLDHVSKIYQDPKTGKDFYAVHDANINIEPGEFVTLLGPSGCGKTTILRMIAGFESPNEGEIYLGGEPINELTPNKRDTAMVFQSYALLPHYNIFDNVAYGLKLRKLPKDQITEKVHGILGMVGLEGMEDRMTNQLSGGQQQRVALARALVLEPGVLLFDEPLSNLDAKLRVDMRNEIRRIQQQAGITAIYVTHDQSEAMALSDNIIIMKKGVVDQIGDPHTVYYHPVDEFVADFIGESNFLRGSISKKDGESGLATIEGHEVEVASIGHLSEGDKCVLVLRPESAQLAEEGVLPCKVTLSRFMGNYQNYQVMVGDTLVKITDFNPKNHKIFEVGDEAFVKFGKEDVHVL
- a CDS encoding FAD-binding protein encodes the protein MTRVVTNGTDGCCDVLVVGAGIAGTQAALAAAQSDVRVALASAGGTFSGSSFFAGTWGLGLIAPDGKNDVDDLVDAICEVGRGVADPALARVLAAGAGPAVARLQALGCELQEASNAGERDFIPCFDRKHRNWHGLGRESYRGAMGAALAAAGVEVLPHRELLDLVSSSSQDGEKCVTGAVLYDSESNELQVIGTKAVVLATGGVGGLYSRTLTMPDVLGTAQAVALRHGASLVNPEFIQIMPGLTEPVQNVVFNERTFRYAHVEGLDGGYAEELLDERAGHGPFTASLADRAVDLAVVAAGDAGAQVGYHLPERLPEFMQTYFDWFRASFGRDPADGVRIAPYAHASNGGIRIDAAASTGVAGLYACGECTGGMHGADRIGGLSSANGLVFGHIAGTSAAAWAFGTHHTPEPTGEKDALLPCLASREAAGALAGLRGLMQERCMVVRSEEGLLACLAGLHELEERIQGALEPCEDARQLAETRRAQDALLTARALATAMLNRRESRGAHFRADAPDEDPAQARPTIMRLADVL
- the hisI gene encoding phosphoribosyl-AMP cyclohydrolase, with amino-acid sequence MSSGSEDYTYAGERPQAVDLADARVKFDERGLVPCVVQQAGTGEVLMVAWMSEESLRLTLETGTTWFWSRSRQELWNKGATSGNMQQVRRLLVDCDADTLLVEVDSPGPACHTGHRSCFFREISR
- the hisE gene encoding phosphoribosyl-ATP diphosphatase, which encodes MGVRTANVQDGNIGETLTGLAEVIHGRREASPEQSYTARLLQGEEDELLKKIAEEASEVIMACKDNDHDHIRYEAGDLVYHLMVTLERYGVTLPELAGELDARHK